A genomic region of Glycine max cultivar Williams 82 chromosome 15, Glycine_max_v4.0, whole genome shotgun sequence contains the following coding sequences:
- the LOC100812619 gene encoding probable flavin-containing monooxygenase 1 isoform X1 codes for MERRVVIIGAGISGLVACKYVIEFGFNPIVFEVDDGVGGLWRHTMESTKLQNNKQMFQFMDFPWPPSVKEDNPSHKQVLDYVNSYAEHFSLIPYIRFNSKVIDIDYVGGESSEEMKSWELWGGNGRPFCSKGTWHIAVQHTKNLSIEVHEAEFVVLCIGKYSGFPNIPEFPPGKGPEVFNGKVMHSMDYSNLDNDTAAELVKGKRVTIIGSLKSGLDLAAECANVNGMKHPCTIIQRTAHWFLPDFNFWGIIAGFLYFNRFAELLVHKPGESFLLGLVATLLSPLRWGISRLVETTLKWKLPLKKYGMVPNHSFLEDLSTCLFGVYPDNFFDKLKEGSILIKESQSFGFCKEGVIIDGEAKPLESDIVFFATGYKGDQKIKNIFKSPVFQKYIIGHATSTVPLYRQIIHPRIPQLAIIGYAEGPSNIFASEMKSLWLAHFLDGNIELPSIREMEKDVKLWEDNLKLYGGRYYWKICIAHCAIWYHDQLCKDMKHNPRRKKGLFSELFEPYGHTDYASLTRK; via the exons ATGGAAAGAAGGGTTGTAATTATCGGGGCAGGAATCAGCGGCCTTGTTGCCTGCAAATACGTTATAGAGTTTGGATTTAATCCAATTGTCTTTGAAGTTGATGATGGCGTTGGAGGACTATGGAGACATACCATGGAGTCCACCAAGCtccaaaacaataaacaaatgtTCCAGTTCATGGATTTTCCATGGCCGCCTTCTGTGAAAGAAGATAATCCAAGTCACAAGCAAGTGCTAGATTATGTTAACTCCTATGCTGAACATTTTTCCCTCATTCCTTACATTAGATTCAACTCCAAAGTAATTGATATAGATTATGTTGGTGGAGAGTCCAGTGAAGAAATGAAGTCATGGGAATTGTGGGGTGGTAATGGCAGGCCATTCTGCTCCAAGGGAACTTGGCATATTGCTGTGCAACATACCAAGAATTTATCCATAGAG GTGCATGAGGCCGAGTTTGTTGTTCTTTGCATTGGGAAATATAGTGGTTTTCCGAACATTCCTGAATTCCCACCCGGAAAAGGCCCAGAAGTTTTCAATGGCAAGGTTATGCACTCCATGGACTACTCCAATTTGGACAATGACACTGCTGCTGAATTGGTCAAAGGAAAAAGAGTAACAATAATAGGCTCACTGAAATCTGGTCTTGATCTAGCAGCTGAATGTGCAAATGTAAATG GAATGAAGCATCCTTGCACAATTATCCAAAGAACCGCACACTGGTTTCTTCCAGATTTTAACTTTTGGGGTATTATTGCTGGATTCTTGTACTTCAATCGCTTTGCGGAGCTTTTAGTTCACAAGCCAGGGGAATCCTTCCTACTTGGCCTCGTGGCCACTTTACTTTCACCATTG AGATGGGGAATTTCTAGACTTGTTGAAACTACTCTAAAATGGAAGCTTCCATTGAAGAAGTATGGAATGGTGCCAAATCACAGCTTTCTTGAGGACCTCTCCACATGTTTGTTTGGGGTGTATCCTGACAACTTCTTTGACAAACTAAAAGAAGGATCCATCCTTATAAAGGAATCACAAAGCTTTGGCTTCTGCAAAGAAGGTGTAATAATTGATGGAGAAGCTAAGCCCTTGGAATCAGATATAGTATTTTTTGCCACTGGATACAAAGGTGaccaaaaaatcaaaaacatattcaaATCTCCGGTCTTCCAAAAGTACATCATTGGGCACGCAACCTCAACAGTACCTCTCTACAG ACAAATAATTCATCCTCGAATCCCCCAGTTGGCAATAATAGGATATGCTGAAGGGCCATCAAATATTTTTGCCTCGGAAATGAAAAGCTTGTGGCTGGCGCATTTCTTGGATGGAAACATTGAACTGCCTAGTATAAGAGAGATGGAAAAGGACGTGAAATTGTGGGAAGACAATTTGAAGCTTTATGGTGGAAGGTATTATTGGAAAATATGCATTGCTCATTGTGCCATTTGGTATCACGATCAATTATGCAAAGACATGAAGCATAACCCTAGAAGGAAGAAAGGCCTTTTTTCAGAGTTGTTTGAACCATATGGCCACACTGATTACGCGAGTCTTACTCGTAAATGA
- the LOC100812619 gene encoding probable flavin-containing monooxygenase 1 isoform X2: MERRVVIIGAGISGLVACKYVIEFGFNPIVFEVDDGVGGLWRHTMESTKLQNNKQMFQFMDFPWPPSVKEDNPSHKQVLDYVNSYAEHFSLIPYIRFNSKVIDIDYVGGESSEEMKSWELWGGNGRPFCSKGTWHIAVQHTKNLSIEVHEAEFVVLCIGKYSGFPNIPEFPPGKGPEVFNGKVMHSMDYSNLDNDTAAELVKGKRVTIIGSLKSGLDLAAECANVNGMKHPCTIIQRTAHWFLPDFNFWGIIAGFLYFNRFAELLVHKPGESFLLGLVATLLSPLRWGISRLVETTLKWKLPLKKYGMVPNHSFLEDLSTCLFGVYPDNFFDKLKEGSILIKESQSFGFCKEGVIIDGEAKPLESDIVFFATGYKGDQKIKNIFKSPVFQKYIIGHATSTVPLYRIPTPKRGLVQLK; this comes from the exons ATGGAAAGAAGGGTTGTAATTATCGGGGCAGGAATCAGCGGCCTTGTTGCCTGCAAATACGTTATAGAGTTTGGATTTAATCCAATTGTCTTTGAAGTTGATGATGGCGTTGGAGGACTATGGAGACATACCATGGAGTCCACCAAGCtccaaaacaataaacaaatgtTCCAGTTCATGGATTTTCCATGGCCGCCTTCTGTGAAAGAAGATAATCCAAGTCACAAGCAAGTGCTAGATTATGTTAACTCCTATGCTGAACATTTTTCCCTCATTCCTTACATTAGATTCAACTCCAAAGTAATTGATATAGATTATGTTGGTGGAGAGTCCAGTGAAGAAATGAAGTCATGGGAATTGTGGGGTGGTAATGGCAGGCCATTCTGCTCCAAGGGAACTTGGCATATTGCTGTGCAACATACCAAGAATTTATCCATAGAG GTGCATGAGGCCGAGTTTGTTGTTCTTTGCATTGGGAAATATAGTGGTTTTCCGAACATTCCTGAATTCCCACCCGGAAAAGGCCCAGAAGTTTTCAATGGCAAGGTTATGCACTCCATGGACTACTCCAATTTGGACAATGACACTGCTGCTGAATTGGTCAAAGGAAAAAGAGTAACAATAATAGGCTCACTGAAATCTGGTCTTGATCTAGCAGCTGAATGTGCAAATGTAAATG GAATGAAGCATCCTTGCACAATTATCCAAAGAACCGCACACTGGTTTCTTCCAGATTTTAACTTTTGGGGTATTATTGCTGGATTCTTGTACTTCAATCGCTTTGCGGAGCTTTTAGTTCACAAGCCAGGGGAATCCTTCCTACTTGGCCTCGTGGCCACTTTACTTTCACCATTG AGATGGGGAATTTCTAGACTTGTTGAAACTACTCTAAAATGGAAGCTTCCATTGAAGAAGTATGGAATGGTGCCAAATCACAGCTTTCTTGAGGACCTCTCCACATGTTTGTTTGGGGTGTATCCTGACAACTTCTTTGACAAACTAAAAGAAGGATCCATCCTTATAAAGGAATCACAAAGCTTTGGCTTCTGCAAAGAAGGTGTAATAATTGATGGAGAAGCTAAGCCCTTGGAATCAGATATAGTATTTTTTGCCACTGGATACAAAGGTGaccaaaaaatcaaaaacatattcaaATCTCCGGTCTTCCAAAAGTACATCATTGGGCACGCAACCTCAACAGTACCTCTCTACAG GATACCAACACCAAAGCGAGGATTGGTACAGTTGAAGTGA